In the genome of Desulfuromonas sp. DDH964, one region contains:
- a CDS encoding penicillin-binding protein 1A, producing the protein MKLQRLLRHTLLAGGVCFLLGCSLLLGAYLYVSSSLPKVDTLADYRPPIITRVYSDDGTVIAEFSRERRIVVPVERMPRQLIQAFVSAEDSNFFHHQGIDLISILRAAIKNVLAGGIVQGGSTITQQVAKSLLLTPEKKFSRKFKEAILAWRMEKTLSKEDILYLYLNQIYLGHGAYGVQAAAENYFDKNVEELNLAECAMLAGLPQAPSRYSPYQHFSRAKERQKYVLGRLVADDYITPLQAQMAESQELTIHARVNSHISEAAYFTEQVRRYLEGRYGEEVLYSAGLEIHTSMNLAMQQAAQRAVQDNLRDHDKRYGYRGPLRILTAENESAFLQSEAADKARNLPVVGDYREALLTGQQGNLLQVVIAGRPGVIDIDSCRWAGPPQVVPRGQPARGNVDGGQARLPIGSVLQVKLLAIPEQGPLQLALDQEPLAQGALVALDPQSGQVKAMVGGYDFAQSQFNRVIQARRLPGSAIKPIIYAAALDKGYTPATVILDTPVIYKEKNESGEETEWKPKNYGEEFTGAMTFRSALTHSANVITIKILEDIGVGYAANYARNLGITSPIDRDLTLALGSSALTPLELATAYSVFASGGIRHTPTYITRILDRDGKILESNDPGDFPGGPGPGQELIQQSAERVISPETAYLVTNLMESVVRNGTGWRAKALGRPVAGKTGTTNDLKDAWFAGFVPQLVAVSWVGYDQERPLGKQETGSKAAAPAWVAFMEEATRQFPAIDFPVPDDIQFRPVDPATGLLAMEDNPEATIEAFAPGTAPTRYALDEKKPKARDFFRLDLEDR; encoded by the coding sequence ATGAAACTGCAACGCCTGTTGCGCCATACCCTGCTAGCCGGCGGCGTCTGCTTTCTGCTCGGCTGCAGCCTGCTCCTTGGCGCCTATCTCTACGTCTCCAGCTCCCTCCCCAAGGTCGACACCCTTGCCGACTACCGGCCGCCGATCATCACCCGCGTCTACAGCGACGACGGCACCGTCATCGCCGAGTTCTCCCGGGAACGGCGGATTGTCGTTCCGGTGGAACGGATGCCGCGCCAGTTGATCCAGGCCTTTGTTTCAGCGGAAGATTCGAACTTTTTCCACCATCAGGGGATCGATCTGATCTCCATCCTGCGCGCGGCGATCAAGAACGTCCTCGCTGGTGGCATTGTCCAGGGCGGGAGCACCATCACCCAGCAGGTGGCGAAGAGCCTTCTCCTCACTCCGGAGAAAAAGTTCTCCCGGAAGTTCAAGGAAGCGATCCTAGCCTGGCGGATGGAGAAAACCCTCTCCAAGGAGGACATCCTCTACCTCTACCTCAACCAGATTTACCTCGGCCACGGCGCCTACGGTGTCCAGGCGGCGGCCGAGAACTATTTTGACAAGAACGTCGAGGAGCTGAATCTGGCCGAGTGCGCCATGCTTGCCGGCCTCCCCCAGGCCCCGAGCCGCTATTCCCCCTACCAGCACTTCAGTCGCGCCAAGGAACGCCAGAAGTACGTACTCGGACGACTGGTCGCCGACGACTACATCACCCCACTTCAGGCACAGATGGCGGAGAGTCAGGAACTGACCATCCACGCCCGGGTCAACAGCCACATCAGCGAGGCCGCCTATTTCACCGAACAGGTGCGGCGCTACCTCGAAGGTCGTTACGGTGAAGAGGTGCTCTACAGCGCCGGGCTGGAGATCCACACCAGCATGAACCTGGCGATGCAGCAGGCGGCGCAGCGGGCGGTGCAGGATAACCTGCGCGACCACGACAAGCGCTATGGCTATCGGGGCCCGCTGCGGATTCTTACAGCGGAAAATGAATCCGCCTTTCTGCAAAGCGAGGCAGCGGACAAGGCCCGCAACCTGCCGGTGGTCGGCGACTACCGCGAAGCGCTGTTAACCGGCCAGCAGGGGAACCTGCTCCAGGTCGTCATCGCCGGCCGCCCGGGAGTGATCGACATCGACTCCTGCCGCTGGGCCGGACCGCCCCAGGTGGTCCCCCGCGGCCAGCCGGCCAGGGGGAATGTCGATGGTGGCCAAGCCCGGCTCCCCATCGGGTCCGTTCTCCAGGTCAAGCTCCTCGCCATCCCCGAGCAGGGTCCGTTGCAGCTTGCCCTCGACCAGGAACCACTGGCCCAGGGGGCGCTGGTGGCCCTCGACCCCCAATCCGGCCAGGTCAAGGCCATGGTTGGCGGCTACGACTTCGCCCAAAGCCAGTTCAACCGTGTCATCCAGGCTCGCCGGCTTCCCGGTTCGGCGATCAAGCCGATCATTTATGCTGCGGCCCTCGACAAGGGGTATACCCCGGCGACAGTTATTCTCGACACCCCGGTTATTTACAAGGAGAAGAATGAAAGCGGCGAGGAGACCGAGTGGAAACCGAAAAATTATGGTGAGGAGTTCACCGGGGCGATGACTTTCCGCTCGGCCCTGACCCACTCGGCCAACGTTATCACCATCAAAATCCTCGAAGATATCGGCGTTGGCTACGCCGCCAACTATGCCCGCAACCTCGGGATCACCTCGCCGATCGACCGCGACCTGACCCTGGCGCTCGGCTCTTCGGCGCTCACCCCTCTCGAACTGGCGACGGCCTATTCGGTCTTCGCCAGTGGCGGCATCCGTCACACTCCGACCTACATCACCCGGATTCTCGACCGCGACGGCAAGATCCTCGAATCGAACGATCCCGGCGACTTCCCCGGCGGCCCCGGTCCCGGTCAGGAGCTGATCCAGCAAAGTGCCGAGCGGGTGATCTCCCCGGAGACCGCCTACCTCGTCACCAACCTGATGGAGAGCGTCGTCCGCAACGGTACCGGCTGGCGCGCCAAGGCCCTCGGGCGGCCGGTCGCCGGCAAGACCGGCACCACCAACGACCTCAAGGATGCCTGGTTCGCCGGCTTTGTTCCCCAACTGGTGGCCGTTTCCTGGGTCGGCTACGATCAGGAGCGCCCCCTCGGTAAGCAGGAGACCGGCAGCAAGGCGGCGGCTCCGGCCTGGGTCGCCTTCATGGAAGAGGCGACCCGGCAATTTCCGGCCATCGATTTTCCGGTTCCCGACGACATCCAGTTCCGCCCCGTCGACCCCGCAACCGGCCTGCTCGCCATGGAAGACAACCCCGAAGCCACCATCGAGGCCTTCGCCCCCGGCACGGCACCGACCCGCTATGCCCTTGACGAAAAAAAGCCGAAAGCCCGGGATTTTTTCCGCCTCGACCTCGAAGATCGCTGA
- a CDS encoding NAD(P)H-dependent glycerol-3-phosphate dehydrogenase gives MKIGVVGAGSWGTTLANLLAKKHYSVTLWAFEADLVERMRKTRENDLFLPGFPLADGLAFSNDLAEVVAGRDLLLLVPPSQVMRRVVEQAATHIAPGTLIVSAAKGIENETLQLMSQVLAETLPAPLAERLAFLSGPSFAREVAAEMPTAVAIAAENPAICRAAQEVFSTAAFRVYTNDDVIGIELGGALKNVIALAAGVSDGLGFGHNTRAALITRGLAEMTRLGLALGAQPATFAGLAGMGDLVLTCTGDLSRNRSVGMELGRGRSLEDILAGMTMVAEGVKTTLSAYQLAVRLGVEVPITAQMYRILYQGKSPRQAVSELMLRELKPEGL, from the coding sequence CTGAAGATCGGGGTGGTCGGGGCCGGCAGCTGGGGGACGACCCTCGCCAACCTGTTGGCCAAAAAACACTATAGCGTCACCCTCTGGGCCTTCGAAGCGGACCTGGTGGAGCGGATGCGGAAGACCCGCGAGAATGACCTCTTTCTCCCGGGGTTCCCGCTGGCCGACGGGCTCGCCTTTTCCAACGACCTGGCCGAGGTCGTCGCCGGCAGGGACCTGCTGTTGCTGGTCCCCCCTTCCCAGGTGATGCGGCGGGTGGTGGAGCAGGCCGCGACCCATATCGCGCCCGGGACCCTGATCGTTTCGGCGGCGAAGGGGATTGAAAACGAGACCCTGCAATTGATGTCGCAGGTCCTCGCCGAGACCCTTCCCGCACCCCTGGCAGAGCGCCTCGCTTTTCTCTCCGGCCCTTCCTTCGCCCGGGAGGTGGCGGCGGAGATGCCGACCGCTGTGGCGATCGCCGCTGAAAATCCGGCCATCTGCCGAGCGGCCCAGGAAGTGTTCAGTACGGCCGCATTTCGTGTCTATACCAATGACGATGTGATCGGCATTGAGCTCGGCGGTGCGCTGAAGAACGTCATCGCCCTGGCGGCCGGAGTTTCCGATGGCCTCGGCTTCGGTCACAACACCCGTGCCGCCCTGATTACCCGTGGTCTTGCCGAGATGACCCGGCTTGGTCTTGCCCTTGGCGCCCAACCTGCCACCTTCGCCGGGCTGGCCGGAATGGGTGACCTCGTCCTCACCTGTACCGGCGACCTCTCCCGTAACCGCAGCGTCGGCATGGAACTCGGCCGGGGCCGCAGCCTCGAAGATATTCTTGCCGGCATGACGATGGTCGCTGAAGGGGTCAAGACGACGCTCTCCGCCTATCAGTTGGCTGTCAGACTTGGTGTCGAAGTGCCGATTACCGCACAGATGTACCGCATCCTCTACCAGGGGAAGAGCCCGCGGCAGGCAGTGAGTGAGTTAATGCTGCGGGAACTGAAACCGGAAGGACTCTGA
- the nth gene encoding endonuclease III yields the protein MTGGKVRRRQAAEILEILAQTYPDAACALNYRTPWELLVATILSAQCTDVRVNQVTPELFRRLPTPAAMAAAAPEEVENLIRSSGFFRTKAKNLQGCATALLARHGGEVPQSLAALTALPGVGRKTANVVLGNAFEIPGMVVDTHVKRIAFRLGWTCQTEPEKVERELMDLLPEADWTQAAHLLIHHGRALCKAPTPHCSQCPLQDRCPRCGVKRSR from the coding sequence ATGACGGGCGGCAAGGTGCGACGAAGGCAGGCAGCTGAGATTTTGGAGATCCTGGCGCAGACCTATCCGGACGCCGCCTGTGCCTTGAACTACCGCACCCCCTGGGAGCTGCTGGTAGCGACGATCCTTTCGGCCCAGTGCACCGATGTGCGGGTCAACCAGGTGACCCCGGAACTCTTCCGTCGCCTTCCGACCCCGGCGGCCATGGCGGCGGCAGCACCGGAGGAAGTGGAGAACCTGATCCGCTCCAGCGGATTTTTTCGTACCAAGGCGAAGAACCTGCAAGGCTGTGCGACGGCCCTGCTCGCCAGGCATGGCGGGGAAGTCCCGCAAAGCCTGGCGGCCCTGACGGCCCTGCCGGGGGTGGGGCGCAAAACCGCCAATGTTGTCCTCGGCAACGCCTTTGAAATTCCCGGCATGGTGGTTGATACCCATGTCAAGCGGATCGCCTTTCGGCTCGGCTGGACCTGCCAAACGGAACCGGAGAAGGTCGAACGGGAGTTGATGGATCTCCTGCCGGAGGCCGACTGGACCCAGGCCGCGCATCTGCTGATTCATCACGGCCGCGCGCTATGCAAGGCGCCGACGCCGCATTGCAGTCAATGTCCGCTGCAGGACCGCTGTCCCCGTTGCGGGGTGAAGAGGTCGCGCTAG
- the pyk gene encoding pyruvate kinase codes for MFRRTKIVATVGPACESEAGLEALMAAGADVFRLNFSHGDLATKELLIGRIRDLSRRRRRAVAILADLQGPKIRTGKMAGPGMELVAGQEVTITTRDVLGADGLIPTTYAELPGDVRTGNRILLDDGLLEFEVLASTGSEVRCRVVVGGLLKDRKGINLPGVAVSAPALTAKDREDLAFCIGREIDYLALSFVRSASDVLELKELLLREKSSLQVIAKIEKPEAVTDFDAILEAADGIMVARGDLGVEMRPEKVPLIQKRIIRKCNEAGKPVITATQMLESMIEHPRPTRAETSDVANAILDGTDAVMLSAETASGRYPVEAVSLMVRVAEDVEADPELKAKVFHPIPEIRGYRRLPEAIGQAACRVAESVGATAILAFTQTGSTAALVAKYRPDMPVYAVTPSQAVRRRLALFGGVRSIRVDIAGDTETQIRSVEDAVLAAGVLKKGEVVVITMGSPVSAPGTTNLLKIHRLGTGEFYEVH; via the coding sequence ATGTTCCGTCGCACCAAGATAGTCGCCACCGTCGGCCCCGCCTGTGAGTCGGAGGCGGGACTCGAGGCGTTGATGGCAGCAGGCGCCGATGTCTTTCGGCTCAATTTCAGCCATGGCGACCTGGCGACCAAGGAATTGCTGATCGGGCGGATCCGGGATCTCTCCCGGCGGCGCCGGCGGGCCGTGGCGATCCTGGCCGACCTGCAGGGCCCGAAGATCCGTACCGGGAAGATGGCCGGACCAGGGATGGAGCTGGTTGCCGGCCAGGAAGTGACGATCACCACCCGGGACGTCCTCGGCGCCGATGGCCTGATACCGACCACCTACGCGGAACTGCCCGGGGACGTGCGCACGGGGAACCGGATTCTGCTCGATGACGGCCTGCTCGAATTCGAGGTCCTCGCCAGCACCGGCAGCGAGGTGCGCTGCCGGGTCGTGGTCGGCGGCCTGCTCAAGGATCGCAAGGGGATCAACCTCCCCGGCGTTGCCGTTTCGGCGCCGGCGCTGACCGCCAAGGACCGCGAGGATCTCGCCTTCTGCATCGGCCGGGAGATCGATTACCTCGCCCTCTCCTTTGTGCGCAGCGCGAGCGATGTGCTGGAACTCAAGGAATTGTTGCTGCGGGAGAAGTCCTCCCTCCAGGTGATTGCCAAGATCGAAAAACCGGAGGCGGTGACGGACTTCGACGCCATCCTCGAGGCCGCCGACGGCATCATGGTCGCCCGTGGCGATCTGGGCGTCGAGATGCGCCCGGAGAAGGTGCCGCTGATCCAGAAACGGATCATCCGCAAGTGCAACGAGGCCGGCAAGCCGGTGATCACGGCGACGCAGATGCTAGAGAGCATGATCGAGCATCCACGCCCGACCCGGGCCGAAACCTCCGATGTCGCCAACGCCATTCTCGACGGCACCGACGCGGTGATGCTTTCTGCCGAGACCGCCTCCGGGCGCTACCCGGTCGAGGCGGTCTCCCTGATGGTCAGGGTCGCCGAGGATGTCGAGGCCGATCCCGAACTGAAGGCGAAGGTTTTTCACCCGATTCCCGAAATCCGCGGTTACCGCCGGCTCCCGGAGGCGATCGGCCAGGCCGCCTGCCGGGTCGCCGAGAGTGTCGGCGCCACCGCCATCCTCGCCTTCACCCAGACCGGCAGCACCGCGGCGCTGGTCGCCAAGTACCGCCCGGACATGCCGGTCTACGCCGTGACGCCGTCGCAGGCGGTGCGGCGGCGCCTGGCCCTGTTTGGCGGAGTCCGCTCGATCCGGGTCGATATCGCCGGCGATACCGAAACCCAGATCCGTTCCGTCGAGGATGCGGTGCTGGCGGCCGGGGTGCTGAAAAAAGGGGAGGTGGTGGTGATCACCATGGGGAGTCCGGTCTCGGCACCGGGAACCACCAACCTGCTCAAGATCCACCGCCTCGGCACCGGCGAGTTTTACGAAGTCCACTAG
- a CDS encoding cytochrome C — MKRSAALFLVLSLAVWGCGMFRSWTAIPPPGGCEQCHTVAISYDWQVAYQPVTLNDESGRLAWQRPESVARPETMPLEEKKITEQRCFRCHKGPDKAHSEYQGRYHH; from the coding sequence ATGAAACGCAGTGCAGCCCTGTTCCTGGTCCTCTCTCTGGCGGTTTGGGGGTGTGGCATGTTTCGTTCCTGGACGGCGATTCCGCCGCCCGGCGGTTGCGAGCAGTGCCACACGGTGGCGATCAGCTATGACTGGCAGGTCGCCTACCAGCCGGTCACCCTCAACGATGAAAGCGGCCGTCTTGCCTGGCAAAGACCGGAAAGTGTCGCCCGGCCCGAGACCATGCCGCTGGAAGAAAAGAAGATTACCGAACAGCGCTGTTTCCGCTGCCACAAGGGGCCGGACAAGGCCCACAGCGAATACCAGGGGCGCTACCATCACTGA
- a CDS encoding endonuclease/exonuclease/phosphatase family protein has protein sequence MATFRIMTYNVRSCRGNDGRVDPGRVIDVISDGAPDIVALQEIDASADSGQLKLLADRLGMRAYADPAWPENAFLSYYPISGLRAHDLGGGRCLRGDVDLGGKRLHLFNLRLSSAPELRRQQITRLLGPELLASNSLGCPCLVLGDFGDFWWGAGNFDLNMMLRQVRRPLWRATYPARLPLAGRDRAYLMGAVRVLEATVQCHPPARFASSHLPLVLTVQIVDPRHYLRLEKLKPGRMEAAPG, from the coding sequence ATGGCTACCTTCCGCATCATGACCTATAATGTCCGCTCCTGCCGCGGAAATGACGGGCGGGTCGATCCCGGGCGGGTAATCGACGTGATTTCCGATGGCGCGCCGGACATTGTCGCTCTCCAGGAAATCGATGCCTCGGCCGATTCCGGTCAGCTCAAACTCCTTGCCGATCGCCTGGGAATGCGCGCCTACGCCGACCCGGCCTGGCCTGAAAACGCTTTCCTTTCCTACTACCCCATCTCCGGTTTGCGGGCCCACGATCTTGGTGGTGGCCGTTGCCTGCGTGGTGATGTCGACCTCGGTGGCAAACGCCTGCACCTCTTCAACCTGCGCCTCTCCAGTGCTCCCGAGCTGCGCCGGCAGCAGATCACCCGGCTGCTCGGCCCGGAACTGCTCGCCAGCAACTCCCTCGGTTGCCCCTGCCTGGTCCTGGGCGATTTCGGCGACTTCTGGTGGGGGGCCGGAAATTTCGACCTGAACATGATGCTGCGCCAGGTGCGACGTCCCCTCTGGCGCGCCACCTATCCGGCACGACTCCCCCTGGCCGGACGGGACCGGGCTTATCTGATGGGGGCGGTCCGGGTGCTGGAGGCGACTGTCCAGTGCCACCCGCCGGCGCGGTTCGCTTCCAGTCATCTGCCACTGGTGCTGACGGTGCAGATTGTCGATCCCCGGCATTATCTGCGCCTCGAAAAGCTCAAGCCCGGACGGATGGAGGCGGCCCCGGGCTGA
- the folE2 gene encoding GTP cyclohydrolase FolE2 yields MPDLQQTRDNRNIPIDKVGVKNIRYPIVVSDRSRVQQHTVARVNMYVDLPHHFKGTHMSRFIEILNLYHGEISIDSMDVILKEMKSRLEASRAHLELDFPYFIEKAAPVSGARSLMEYQCRMVGTLGAEADFVLGVTVPVTSLCPCSRDISARGAHNQRSLLSVEVRYQGHVWIEELVTWLEECASAPVYALLKREDEKAVTEQAYDNPMFVEDIVRAVTEKLAAVPAITWFRIECENFESIHNHSAYALVESPAR; encoded by the coding sequence ATGCCCGATCTGCAGCAGACCCGGGACAATCGCAACATCCCCATCGACAAGGTCGGGGTCAAGAATATCCGCTACCCGATTGTGGTCTCGGACCGCAGCCGGGTCCAGCAGCATACCGTGGCCCGGGTCAACATGTATGTCGACCTCCCCCATCACTTCAAGGGGACGCACATGAGTCGCTTCATCGAGATCCTCAATCTCTACCATGGCGAGATCAGCATCGACAGCATGGATGTCATTCTCAAGGAGATGAAGAGCCGCCTTGAGGCGAGCCGGGCCCATCTCGAGCTCGACTTCCCCTACTTCATCGAAAAGGCAGCCCCGGTCTCCGGCGCCCGCAGCCTGATGGAATACCAGTGCCGGATGGTCGGCACCCTCGGCGCGGAGGCCGACTTCGTCCTCGGCGTCACGGTTCCGGTCACCTCGCTCTGTCCCTGCTCCCGCGACATCAGTGCCCGCGGCGCCCATAACCAGCGCAGCCTCCTCAGCGTCGAGGTCCGCTACCAAGGCCATGTCTGGATCGAAGAGCTGGTTACCTGGCTCGAAGAGTGCGCCAGCGCCCCGGTCTACGCCCTGCTCAAGCGGGAGGATGAAAAGGCGGTGACCGAGCAGGCTTACGACAACCCGATGTTCGTCGAGGATATCGTGCGCGCCGTTACCGAAAAGCTCGCCGCGGTGCCGGCGATTACCTGGTTTCGCATCGAATGTGAAAATTTCGAATCGATTCACAACCACTCGGCCTATGCCCTGGTGGAAAGCCCTGCGCGCTAG
- a CDS encoding peptidylprolyl isomerase, protein MKRLLLILACLLLAAPAWAGPKVLMKTNLGDITLELDAAKAPVSVKNFLAYVDSGAYNGTIFHRVIDGFMIQGGGFDAERQRRPTEAPIKNEAGNGLKNQRGTIAMARTSMVDSATNQFFINLKDNDFLDHKGEDARGFGYAVFGRVVAGMDVVDRIAKVPTRSVNAVFQNMPVEPVTILTLERLKN, encoded by the coding sequence ATGAAACGCCTCTTGCTGATCCTTGCCTGTCTCTTGCTGGCCGCCCCGGCCTGGGCCGGCCCCAAGGTGCTGATGAAAACCAACCTCGGGGATATCACCCTCGAGCTTGACGCCGCCAAGGCCCCCGTGTCGGTCAAAAACTTCCTTGCCTATGTCGACAGCGGCGCCTATAACGGCACCATCTTTCATCGCGTCATTGATGGTTTCATGATCCAGGGGGGAGGGTTCGATGCGGAACGGCAGCGGCGTCCTACCGAGGCGCCGATCAAGAACGAGGCCGGCAACGGCCTGAAGAACCAGCGGGGCACCATCGCCATGGCGCGCACCTCCATGGTTGATTCAGCCACCAACCAGTTCTTCATCAATCTCAAGGATAATGACTTCCTCGATCACAAGGGGGAAGATGCCCGGGGTTTCGGTTATGCCGTCTTTGGCCGGGTCGTGGCCGGCATGGACGTGGTGGACCGGATTGCCAAGGTGCCGACCCGGTCGGTCAATGCCGTGTTTCAAAACATGCCGGTAGAACCGGTTACCATCCTCACCCTGGAACGACTGAAGAACTGA
- the queC gene encoding 7-cyano-7-deazaguanine synthase QueC, with protein MTKKAVVLYSGGLDSTTCMAIARSGGYIPYALSFSYGQRHAVELQKAREYAPRIGAAAHLVVDFDLRQVGGSALTADLEVPKDGVVAGEIPVTYVPARNTIFLSFALGWAEVLGAFDIFIGVNALDYSGYPDCRPEYIAAYQAMANLATRAGVEGEGRYRIHTPLIDLTKAEIIRKGLDLGIDYALTHSCYDPTPAGLACGRCDSCRLRLKGFAEVGVSDPVHYVGQ; from the coding sequence ATGACAAAGAAGGCAGTTGTCCTCTACAGCGGCGGGCTCGATTCGACGACCTGCATGGCGATCGCCCGCAGTGGGGGGTATATCCCCTATGCGCTCAGCTTTTCCTATGGCCAGCGGCATGCGGTGGAACTGCAGAAGGCGCGCGAATACGCGCCGCGCATCGGTGCCGCCGCTCACCTCGTGGTCGATTTCGATCTGCGCCAGGTCGGTGGCAGCGCCCTCACCGCCGACCTGGAGGTTCCCAAGGACGGCGTCGTCGCCGGGGAGATTCCGGTTACCTATGTGCCGGCCCGCAATACCATCTTCCTCTCTTTTGCCCTTGGCTGGGCCGAAGTCCTCGGCGCCTTCGACATCTTTATCGGTGTCAACGCCCTCGACTATTCCGGCTATCCCGACTGTCGACCCGAATACATCGCCGCCTACCAGGCGATGGCCAACCTGGCGACCCGGGCCGGGGTGGAAGGGGAGGGGCGCTACCGGATTCATACCCCGCTTATCGACCTGACCAAGGCCGAGATCATCCGCAAAGGGCTGGATCTGGGAATCGATTACGCCCTGACCCACTCCTGCTACGATCCGACACCGGCGGGTCTCGCCTGCGGGCGCTGCGACTCCTGCCGGCTGCGGCTCAAGGGCTTTGCCGAGGTGGGGGTCAGCGACCCGGTTCACTATGTCGGCCAGTAA